Proteins encoded together in one Pseudomonas sp. Seg1 window:
- a CDS encoding fatty acid--CoA ligase gives MLQTRVIPPADGAYQYPLLIKRLLMSGARYEKTREIIYRDQLRYSYPTLIERVARLANVLTAAGVKAGDTVAVMDWDSHRYLECMFAIPMIGAVIHTINVRLSPEQILYTMNHAEDRFVLVNSEFVGLYQAIAPHLTTVKKTLLLTDLPEKTAELPNLVGEYEQLLAAASPQYDFQDFDENSVATTFYTTGTTGNPKGVYFTHRQLVLHTMGVSTIMGSIDSVRLLGTNDVYMPITPMFHVHAWGLPYVATMLGLKQVYPGRYDPEFLVELWRKEKVTFSHCVPTILQMLLNAKGAQGTDFGGWKIVIGGSALNRTLYETAKARGIQLTAAYGMSETGPLVSCAHLNDELMAGTEDERTTYRIKAGVPGPLVEAAIVDAEGNFLPADGETQGELVLRAPWLTEGYFNEPQKGAELWAGGWLHTGDVATLDSMGVIDIRDRIKDVIKTGGEWISSLDLEDLISRHVAVREVAVVGIADPQWGERPFALLVIREGHEIGARELKEHLKPFVELGHLSKWAIPSQIALVTEIPKTSVGKLDKKRIRLDITEWQTNNSTFLSTL, from the coding sequence ATGTTGCAGACTCGCGTCATTCCCCCGGCCGATGGGGCCTACCAGTATCCATTGCTGATTAAACGGCTGCTGATGTCCGGCGCCCGCTACGAGAAAACCCGCGAGATCATCTACCGTGACCAGTTGCGCTACAGCTATCCGACCCTGATCGAGCGCGTCGCGAGGCTGGCCAACGTGCTCACGGCGGCCGGTGTGAAGGCCGGTGATACCGTGGCGGTGATGGACTGGGACAGCCATCGTTACCTGGAATGCATGTTTGCCATTCCGATGATCGGCGCGGTGATCCACACCATCAACGTGCGCCTTTCGCCGGAGCAGATCCTCTACACCATGAACCATGCCGAGGACCGCTTTGTGCTGGTCAACAGCGAGTTCGTCGGGCTGTATCAAGCGATCGCGCCGCACCTGACCACAGTGAAGAAAACCCTGCTGCTGACCGATCTGCCGGAAAAAACCGCCGAGCTGCCGAACCTGGTTGGCGAGTATGAGCAACTGCTGGCAGCCGCCAGCCCGCAATACGACTTCCAGGATTTCGACGAAAATTCGGTCGCCACCACGTTCTACACCACAGGCACCACCGGCAACCCGAAAGGCGTGTATTTCACCCATCGACAACTGGTGCTGCACACCATGGGCGTGTCGACCATCATGGGCTCGATCGACAGCGTGCGTCTGCTCGGCACCAACGACGTGTACATGCCGATCACCCCGATGTTTCACGTTCACGCCTGGGGCCTGCCTTACGTGGCGACCATGCTTGGACTCAAACAGGTTTATCCGGGGCGTTACGATCCGGAGTTTCTGGTCGAGCTGTGGCGCAAGGAGAAGGTCACGTTCTCCCACTGCGTGCCGACCATCCTGCAAATGTTGCTGAATGCCAAAGGCGCGCAGGGCACCGATTTTGGTGGCTGGAAAATCGTCATTGGCGGCAGCGCGCTCAATCGCACCTTGTATGAAACCGCCAAGGCTCGTGGCATTCAGCTCACCGCTGCGTACGGCATGTCCGAGACCGGGCCACTGGTTTCCTGTGCGCATCTCAATGATGAGCTGATGGCCGGCACTGAAGACGAGCGCACCACCTACCGGATCAAGGCCGGTGTGCCGGGGCCGTTGGTGGAGGCAGCCATCGTCGACGCCGAGGGCAACTTCCTCCCGGCCGATGGCGAAACCCAGGGCGAACTGGTGCTGCGCGCGCCATGGCTGACCGAGGGGTATTTCAACGAACCGCAAAAGGGCGCCGAACTCTGGGCCGGCGGCTGGCTGCATACCGGTGATGTGGCGACGCTCGACAGCATGGGCGTGATCGACATCCGCGATCGCATCAAGGACGTGATCAAGACCGGCGGCGAGTGGATCTCTTCGCTCGATCTCGAAGACCTGATCAGTCGTCATGTCGCGGTACGCGAAGTAGCAGTGGTGGGCATCGCCGATCCACAGTGGGGCGAGCGCCCGTTTGCCCTGCTGGTGATTCGTGAAGGTCATGAAATCGGGGCGCGCGAGCTCAAGGAACACCTCAAACCGTTCGTGGAACTTGGGCACCTGAGCAAGTGGGCGATTCCGAGTCAGATCGCCCTTGTTACCGAAATTCCCAAGACCAGCGTCGGCAAGCTCGACAAGAAGCGCATCCGCCTCGACATCACGGAATGGCAGACCAACAACAGCACCTTCCTTTCGACACTTTGA
- a CDS encoding MFS transporter, protein MNQSCQVIRYINAAHVIDHMFMLIFPAAVLGMTQAFGLDYAALIGLSLGGFIAFGACSLPAGWLGDHWSRRQMMLVFFFGIGASAIFTGLSNSPAMLVIGLTLIGIFAAIYHPVGTAMLVAYAQNRGREIGINGMWGNLGVAFSALITGLLVAQFGWRSAFLLPGAVAIVLGIGFALQVREEPIPKRPHTALKGAGGQRISMVMVFGVLALATATGGVVFNATTMTYPKLFQERLHELFASPQTLGVVVSLAYAFGAVAQLSIGRVLHRISLKWPFIVLTMCQAPLLFALAYADGWAVIALGAAFMFVVFGQVTVNDAMVANFVAPQWQSRVFALRYCLSFGASATAIPLISYVEPRQGFVGLYLILAGFGALTFLAAVVFPRTPSEEAAGQTA, encoded by the coding sequence ATGAATCAATCCTGCCAAGTCATCCGCTACATCAACGCTGCCCATGTGATCGATCACATGTTCATGCTGATATTTCCCGCTGCCGTGCTCGGCATGACCCAGGCCTTCGGCCTTGATTACGCCGCGCTGATCGGCCTGTCCCTCGGCGGCTTCATCGCTTTCGGCGCCTGTTCGCTACCCGCCGGTTGGCTGGGCGATCACTGGAGCCGGCGGCAGATGATGCTGGTGTTTTTCTTCGGCATCGGCGCTTCGGCGATCTTCACCGGCCTGAGTAACAGCCCGGCCATGCTGGTGATCGGCCTGACGCTGATCGGTATTTTTGCCGCGATCTATCACCCGGTGGGCACGGCAATGTTGGTCGCGTACGCGCAGAACCGAGGCCGGGAAATCGGCATCAACGGTATGTGGGGCAACCTCGGCGTGGCGTTTTCGGCGCTGATCACCGGTTTGCTGGTGGCGCAATTCGGCTGGCGCTCGGCGTTTCTGTTACCGGGGGCGGTGGCGATTGTGTTGGGTATCGGCTTTGCCTTGCAGGTGCGTGAGGAGCCGATTCCGAAACGCCCGCACACCGCCCTCAAAGGCGCCGGCGGCCAGCGCATTTCGATGGTTATGGTGTTCGGCGTGCTGGCGCTGGCCACGGCCACCGGTGGCGTGGTGTTCAACGCCACCACCATGACCTATCCGAAATTGTTTCAGGAGCGTTTGCATGAGCTGTTTGCCTCGCCGCAAACCCTTGGCGTGGTGGTCAGTCTGGCCTACGCGTTTGGTGCGGTCGCGCAGTTGAGCATTGGTCGGGTGTTGCACCGGATCAGTCTGAAATGGCCGTTCATTGTGTTGACGATGTGCCAGGCACCGCTGCTGTTTGCGCTGGCCTATGCCGACGGCTGGGCGGTGATCGCCCTCGGTGCAGCGTTCATGTTTGTAGTGTTCGGTCAGGTCACGGTGAACGATGCCATGGTCGCCAACTTCGTCGCACCGCAGTGGCAATCCCGGGTCTTTGCCCTGCGTTACTGTTTATCGTTCGGTGCCAGTGCGACGGCGATTCCGCTGATTTCCTATGTCGAACCGCGCCAGGGTTTTGTGGGGCTTTATCTGATTCTGGCGGGTTTCGGTGCTTTGACCTTCCTGGCCGCAGTGGTTTTCCCACGCACACCTTCCGAAGAGGCCGCAGGACAAACCGCCTGA
- a CDS encoding helix-turn-helix transcriptional regulator, whose product MLISHFEHGPVSAYPRDYLDGAHQPLHLHREAQLLYAVCGVMRVVTESGAWVIPPSRAVWIPPEVAHEIFMSGDVQMRSLFIAPELSPASLHQCCVLAVTPLLRELILRAVQGPPHADNPLIQQLMLEELASLENLPLHIPMPSDRRLQNICLALLQTPDHPNTLEDWAQQVGASSRTLTRLFQQQLQMNFNAWRQQLRLMEALPRLLAGDSVQSVARDLGYGSARAFSAMFRRLLGENPREYLNTLSKLSELL is encoded by the coding sequence ATGTTGATCAGCCACTTCGAACACGGCCCGGTGAGCGCCTATCCCCGGGATTATCTGGACGGCGCGCACCAGCCGCTGCACCTGCATCGCGAGGCACAGTTGCTGTATGCCGTCTGCGGCGTCATGCGCGTGGTCACGGAATCGGGCGCGTGGGTGATTCCGCCCAGCCGCGCGGTGTGGATTCCGCCGGAAGTGGCGCACGAGATTTTCATGTCCGGCGATGTGCAGATGCGTTCGCTGTTCATCGCCCCTGAGCTGTCGCCGGCCAGCTTGCATCAGTGCTGCGTATTGGCGGTCACGCCGTTATTGCGCGAGCTGATCCTGCGTGCCGTGCAAGGTCCGCCGCATGCCGACAATCCGCTGATTCAGCAACTGATGCTGGAAGAACTCGCCAGCCTGGAAAACCTGCCGCTGCACATCCCAATGCCCAGCGACCGGCGACTGCAAAACATTTGTCTGGCGCTGCTGCAAACCCCGGATCATCCCAACACGCTGGAAGACTGGGCGCAGCAGGTCGGCGCCAGTTCGCGCACACTGACGCGGCTGTTTCAGCAACAACTGCAGATGAATTTCAATGCCTGGCGCCAGCAACTGCGCCTGATGGAAGCCCTGCCGCGCCTGCTCGCCGGAGACAGCGTACAAAGCGTGGCGCGGGACTTGGGTTACGGCAGCGCGCGGGCGTTCAGCGCGATGTTTCGACGCCTGCTCGGGGAGAATCCCCGCGAGTATCTCAATACCCTCAGCAAGCTCAGCGAACTCCTTTAG
- a CDS encoding LysE family transporter, translating into MYWTEFLTVALIHLLAVASPGPDFAVVVRESVTHGRRAGTWTALGVGTAIFLHVGYSLLGIGLIVSQSIVLFNALKWAAAAYLLYIGFKALRAQPAKTVTDDLHKEAGVRTARGAFTSGFVTNGLNPKATLFFLSLFTVVINPHTPLAIQAGYGVYLAVATAFWFCLVAMLFSQQRVRAGFARMGHWFDRTMGAVLIALGVKIAFTEMH; encoded by the coding sequence ATGTACTGGACCGAGTTCTTGACCGTTGCACTTATCCACCTGCTGGCCGTCGCCAGCCCCGGCCCGGACTTTGCCGTGGTGGTGCGCGAGAGCGTGACCCACGGTCGGCGCGCCGGCACCTGGACGGCGTTGGGTGTCGGCACGGCGATTTTCCTGCACGTGGGATATTCGCTGCTGGGCATCGGCCTGATCGTGTCGCAGTCGATCGTGCTGTTCAACGCCTTGAAATGGGCCGCCGCGGCTTACCTGCTGTACATCGGTTTCAAGGCTTTGCGCGCTCAGCCGGCAAAAACCGTCACCGATGACCTGCACAAGGAAGCGGGTGTGCGCACTGCCCGTGGCGCTTTCACCTCGGGTTTCGTCACCAACGGTCTGAACCCGAAAGCCACGCTGTTTTTCCTGTCGCTGTTCACCGTGGTCATCAACCCACACACGCCGCTGGCGATTCAGGCGGGTTACGGGGTTTATCTGGCGGTCGCGACCGCGTTCTGGTTCTGCCTGGTGGCGATGCTGTTCAGCCAGCAACGGGTACGCGCCGGTTTTGCCCGCATGGGCCACTGGTTTGATCGCACCATGGGCGCGGTGCTGATCGCGCTCGGCGTGAAAATCGCGTTTACCGAAATGCATTGA